GGTGCAGGGGGTGCCGAAACGGGAGCGCGAGGAGCGCGCCGCGCACTGGCTCGAGGTGGTGGGGCTCGCGGGCTGGGAGCGCGCCTACCCGGCGCAGCTGTCCGGGGGGATGCAGCAGCGCGTGGGGCTGGCGCGGGCCTTGGCCACGGACCCGGAGATCCTGTTGATGGACGAGGCGTTTAGCGCGCTGGACCCCTTGATCCGCCGGGAGATGCAGGACGAGCTGATCCGGCTGCAAAGCCAGCTGAACAAGACGATCGTCTTTATTACGCACGACCTGGACGAGGCCTTGCGGCTTGGGGATCGCGTGGCCATCCTGAAGGACGGACGGGTGGTGCAGATCGGGGACCCGGAGGAGATCCTGACCGAGCCGGCGGACGCGTACGTGGAGGCGTTTGTACAGGACGTGAACCGCGCCCGGGTCTTGACCGCGCGTTCGGTAATGGTGCGCCCGCGCGTGGCGGTGGTGGAGCGGGACGGGCCTCGGGTAGCCCTCGAGATGATGCAGAAGGAGCAGGTCTCGAGCCTCTTCGTGATCGATAAGAACCGCCGGTACCTGGGGATCGTGACGGCGGATGACGTGGTCGCGGCGGTACGGCGGAAGGAGAAGTCCCTCAGGGGGTTGCTGCGGGATGCGCCGCCGCGGACCGATCCGGATACGGTCCTCGAGGAACTACTCCCGGTCGCAGCCCAAAGCCAGTGGCCGATCGCGGTGGTGGACGCGGAGGGGGTGTTCCTTGGGTGCGTGCCGCGCGTCGCGATCCTCGCGGCGCTGGCCGGGGAGGAGACGGACGCGCAAGCGCCCAACGCGTTGGCTTCAAAGGAATAGATTTGATATGGAAAGTTCCATGGCGGGGGTCCAAAAACCGGTTTGCGGGGAAGCGATTCCACCATGTACATTGGAAGCGTGGAAGCCTCTCCTCGCCTCGCGGTGGACGTCGTCGCTTTCAGCCTGATCAAAGGCGAGCTCTCCGTTCTGCTCGTCGAGCGTCGCCGCGCGCCTTACCTCGGGTACTGGGCCTTGCCCGGCCGGTTCGTCGGGCTTAAGGACGGCCTGGAGGCCGCCGCCCACCAGGCCCTCGAGGAAAAGGCCGGGGCTAGGGGGCTGCACCTCGAGCAGCTCCACGCCTTCGACCAGCCCGAACGCGACCCGCGAGGCCGGGTGATCACGATTGCCTTTTACGCCCTGCTGCCGCCGGGTGGCACGCCGGTCTCCCGGGGGGCGGGGTGGTTCAGCGTGAACGAGCTGCCGCCCTTGGCCTTCGACCACGGGGAGATCATCGCCTACGCCCACGCGCGGCTGAGGGACCAGCTGTTTGAAGCGCCGGTGGTGCGCTACCTGCTGCCGCGCACCTTCACCCTCTCCGAGCTGCAGGACGCCTACGAGGTCATCCTGGGGCGGCCGCTCGACCGGCGCAACTTCCGCAAGCGGGTCTTAAAGGACAAGACGCTCGAGCCGGTGGGCGAACGCCGTGGGGGGCCTGGCCGCCCCGCGGTGGTCTACCGCTTTTCCCGGGCAGGGTAGCGCGCTAGGCGCCCGCATGTGATAAGATTAGACCGCTATGAAAAAACTGCTTCTAGGGTTTCTAGCCGTGGCCGCCATGGGCCTTGCCGTCGCCCAGGCGCCCCTCAAGGTCCGGATCGGGTTTAACCCCACGCAGAACTCCGAACAGCTCCTCCCCGCGGCGCAGGCCATCGCGGACTACATCGAGGAGCAGTTCAAAGGCACGATCGAGGTCGAGGTCTTCGTGCCCACCGATTACCGCGGTCTGATCGAGGCCATGCGCGGCGGGAACCTGGAGTTCGCCTTCTTCCCGCCGGATGGGTACGTGATCGCGAGCCGGGAGGTGGGGGCCAAGGTCCTCCTGAAGTCGGTGCGCTTCGGCAACCCCTTCTACTGGGCGGCCATCGTGGTGCGCAAGGACTCGGGGATCACCTCCATCCAGGACCTCGAGGGCAAGACGATCGCCTGGGTGGACCCGAACTCGGCCTCCGGGTACGTCTTCCCCCGCGCGGCGCTGATGGCGCAAGGCATCGATCCGGACACCTTCTTCGACAAGCAGGTCTTTGCCGGGCGGCACGACGCCGCGGTGCGCGCGGTGCTGAACGGATCGGTGGACGCCGCGGCGGTCTTCGCGAACGACGACCAGAACAAGTCCGGGGCGTGGACGCAGTTCTTGAATGAGGAGGAAGCGAAGCAGCTTCACGCCATCTTCTACACCCGGCCGATCCCGGGGGATACCTTCAGCGTTGCGCCGCAGTTCGCCGAGAAGTACCCGAACCTGACCAAGGGCATCGCTGCGGCGATCCAGCGCTGCCGCGTGCCGGACTGCACCCTCTTGAAGGACCTGTACCGCATCGACTACATGGTGCCCGCGAGCGACGCGGACTACGACGTGGTGCGGGAGGCGCGCCGGCTGCTCGGCCTTGACCGGGAGTAACCCCACGCGCCCTGAGGCCCCCGGGGCTCCCGGGGGCTTTTAAGCTGAGGTCAGCATGATCGAGGTCAACCGCCTCACCAAGATCTTTCCCGACGGGACCCGCGCCCTCTCCGACGTAAGCGTCACCATCCCCGACGGGGATTTCGTTGCGATCATCGGGCTGAGCGGGGCTGGTAAGTCCACCTTCCTGCGTTGCCTGAACCGCCTTGTGGACCCCACGGAGGGCGAGGTTTGGGTCAACGGCGTGAACGTCGCTGCCCTGAAGGGGGCCGAGCTCCGGGCGTACCGGCGCACGGTCGGGTTCATCTTCCAGCAGTTCAACCTGGTCACGCGCCTGACCGTTCTGGACAACGTCCTGACCGGCCGGCTCGGGTACCACCCCACCTGGCGGGGGGTGCTCGGCCTGTACCGCGAACAGGACTACGCGATCGCCCGCA
This region of Marinithermus hydrothermalis DSM 14884 genomic DNA includes:
- a CDS encoding quaternary amine ABC transporter ATP-binding protein; amino-acid sequence: MAKIEVRHLYKIFGPRPKEVLALLKKGVGKEEVYRKTGHTVGLHDVSFSVEAGETFVVMGLSGSGKSTLIRCINRLIEPTAGEIFIDGVDVLGLPQSELLELRRKKVAMVFQRFALFPHRTVLQNAAYGLEVQGVPKREREERAAHWLEVVGLAGWERAYPAQLSGGMQQRVGLARALATDPEILLMDEAFSALDPLIRREMQDELIRLQSQLNKTIVFITHDLDEALRLGDRVAILKDGRVVQIGDPEEILTEPADAYVEAFVQDVNRARVLTARSVMVRPRVAVVERDGPRVALEMMQKEQVSSLFVIDKNRRYLGIVTADDVVAAVRRKEKSLRGLLRDAPPRTDPDTVLEELLPVAAQSQWPIAVVDAEGVFLGCVPRVAILAALAGEETDAQAPNALASKE
- a CDS encoding NUDIX hydrolase is translated as MYIGSVEASPRLAVDVVAFSLIKGELSVLLVERRRAPYLGYWALPGRFVGLKDGLEAAAHQALEEKAGARGLHLEQLHAFDQPERDPRGRVITIAFYALLPPGGTPVSRGAGWFSVNELPPLAFDHGEIIAYAHARLRDQLFEAPVVRYLLPRTFTLSELQDAYEVILGRPLDRRNFRKRVLKDKTLEPVGERRGGPGRPAVVYRFSRAG
- a CDS encoding phosphate/phosphite/phosphonate ABC transporter substrate-binding protein: MKKLLLGFLAVAAMGLAVAQAPLKVRIGFNPTQNSEQLLPAAQAIADYIEEQFKGTIEVEVFVPTDYRGLIEAMRGGNLEFAFFPPDGYVIASREVGAKVLLKSVRFGNPFYWAAIVVRKDSGITSIQDLEGKTIAWVDPNSASGYVFPRAALMAQGIDPDTFFDKQVFAGRHDAAVRAVLNGSVDAAAVFANDDQNKSGAWTQFLNEEEAKQLHAIFYTRPIPGDTFSVAPQFAEKYPNLTKGIAAAIQRCRVPDCTLLKDLYRIDYMVPASDADYDVVREARRLLGLDRE
- the phnC gene encoding phosphonate ABC transporter ATP-binding protein, which translates into the protein MIEVNRLTKIFPDGTRALSDVSVTIPDGDFVAIIGLSGAGKSTFLRCLNRLVDPTEGEVWVNGVNVAALKGAELRAYRRTVGFIFQQFNLVTRLTVLDNVLTGRLGYHPTWRGVLGLYREQDYAIARTYIRRVGLADKENTRVDQLSGGQQQRVAIARAMAQEPQLILADEPMASLDPRLSDVILGLLKEYNEEKGVTVLVNIHVLELARRYARRILAFNKGRLVFDGSVEELTPERAKEIYAGSLEAL